The genomic region GACTTCGGGGTGCTGCATCGTCTGGATACTGTCGATGATCACAACGGAGGGCCGCTCCGACGCGATTGTCGAGGCGATCAGCGTCACATCCACTTCGTTGTGGAGCAAAATATTGGGGGAAGCGACGCCCAGGCGCTCGGCGCGCAGCTTGATCTGCGTCGCCGATTCTTCGCCCGAGACATACAGCACGGTCCCGCCGCTCGCCGCCAGAAAGCCCGCCGCCTGCGTCAGCAGCGTGCTTTTGCCGATGCCCGGATCGCCGCCGACCAGGATCAGCGCGCCCGGCACGATGCCGCCGCCGAGCACCCGGTCAAACTCCGAAAGACCCGCCGACATGCGGCCTTCCAGGGCGACGCTCGGAACATCGGTCAAACGCGTCGGCTGCGCGCGCGTCACCAATCCCAGCGACGCCGCGCCGTTCGACCGAGAGATCGCCGTCTTGGACGGAGTGATCGTGATGGATTCTTCGAGCGTTCCCCACTGGTCGCACCCCGGACACTTGCCCAGCCACTTCGGCGTTTCGTAGCCGCACTCGCGGCAGACGTGCCGCGTTTGAATTCCCTTCGCCATAAGTTCTATTGTACCTGATAACTCAAATTGCCAGTGGACAGAAGATGCGAATCCGCGTGGAAACGTCGAACACATGCACGGTCTCCGAGATTCATTTGACAGCGCATATCCCGTATGCTAGAATCACTCGAATAGCGCCGCGTGGCGCACGGAGAACCCTTATGCCCCTATTGCGTGAGACGCTCGACGCGCTGCTGGCACTGCAGCAGATCGATACGCAACTTCAGCGAACTCGGAAGACACAGGCTGGTCTCGATACCGGAGCGGACGCCAAGACGAAGGCGGCCGCCGCCCGCGCCCACGCGCAGACTCTGAGTCAGGATTACCATAAAACCGCCGCCGACCTCAAAGACACCGAGCTAAAGCTCTCCACTCTGGAGAACAAACTCAAAACCAACCACCAGCGCATGTATCAGGGAACGATCACCAACGCCAAAGAACTGGCGAATCTGGAGAAAGAGATCGATTCGCTGGGGCGGCAGCGCTCGGACCTGGACGGCCGCATTCTCGAACTGATGGATGAGGTTGAATCGAAAAAGACCGCCTCTGCCCTGGCCGACGCGGAAGCGGCGCAGGCGGAAGGGCATCACCAATCCACCGTCGCGCAGTACCATGCGCGTTTTGAATCCCTGGCCGGGGATTTGACGACTCTGACCGCCCAGCGCACGGAGGCCGCGAACCAGGTCGAGGACAAGGCGATGCTCAAGCGATACGACGATATCCGGGCGCGCGCCGCCGGCGTTGGGATTGCCCGCGTGGTCGATCGCACCTGCGGCGGCTGTCATATGCAGCTCGGATCTCAGGCGATCAACATGGCGCTGGGCGGCGACGAGCTAGCTATCTGCGAAAACTGCGGACGTCTGCTCACGAAATAAACTATGGCGATCGAACCTATCACTCCGAGCCTGCCCACGGAACCGTCGCCCGCCGCCAGCGCGGCGGCGACGCCCCCCGTCGC from Capsulimonas corticalis harbors:
- a CDS encoding zinc ribbon domain-containing protein, whose protein sequence is MPLLRETLDALLALQQIDTQLQRTRKTQAGLDTGADAKTKAAAARAHAQTLSQDYHKTAADLKDTELKLSTLENKLKTNHQRMYQGTITNAKELANLEKEIDSLGRQRSDLDGRILELMDEVESKKTASALADAEAAQAEGHHQSTVAQYHARFESLAGDLTTLTAQRTEAANQVEDKAMLKRYDDIRARAAGVGIARVVDRTCGGCHMQLGSQAINMALGGDELAICENCGRLLTK